Proteins from a genomic interval of Treponema brennaborense DSM 12168:
- the lgt gene encoding prolipoprotein diacylglyceryl transferase: protein MPLALKYPSWIHPEIFPGIPFLNLFRWYGLMYIFAFATAFLVLRKLVKEGALDTAGYCVTEDDLFSFFATGILFLLIGARVFSAFVYDTSGIYRAKPWLIFWPFDESGRFTGLAGMSYHGGFIGGLLGMIFWCVRKKKPVLKWIDAMAIAIPLGYTFGRLGNFLNGELFGRVTTMPWGIVFPDAQKFSASIPWVRDIADKAGIVIAEGQKLVNLPRHPSQLYEAFFEGIVLWTLLWFCRKRKPFDGFMAALYTIGYGTVRFVIEYFREPDADLGYRIETVAGTPTYFNTSLLNISTGQILCLLMIGGGLILMLLCAVRARRSGKK from the coding sequence ATGCCGCTCGCTCTTAAATATCCGTCGTGGATTCACCCTGAAATTTTTCCCGGAATTCCTTTTTTAAATCTGTTCCGCTGGTACGGACTGATGTATATTTTTGCGTTCGCAACGGCGTTTCTCGTACTGCGCAAATTGGTAAAAGAAGGCGCGCTCGACACGGCCGGGTACTGCGTTACGGAAGACGACTTGTTCAGCTTTTTCGCCACCGGAATCCTGTTTTTGCTGATAGGTGCCCGCGTGTTTTCGGCGTTCGTATACGATACGTCCGGGATTTACCGGGCAAAGCCGTGGCTGATTTTTTGGCCGTTCGACGAGTCGGGCCGTTTTACCGGACTTGCCGGCATGTCGTACCACGGCGGTTTCATAGGCGGTCTTTTGGGCATGATTTTCTGGTGCGTACGCAAAAAGAAACCCGTTTTAAAATGGATCGACGCGATGGCGATCGCCATTCCGCTCGGCTATACGTTCGGCAGACTGGGTAATTTCCTGAACGGAGAATTGTTCGGCCGCGTTACCACGATGCCGTGGGGAATCGTGTTTCCCGACGCGCAGAAATTTTCCGCTTCCATTCCGTGGGTACGGGACATCGCCGACAAAGCCGGCATCGTAATCGCGGAAGGGCAAAAACTGGTCAACCTGCCGCGCCATCCGAGTCAGCTGTACGAAGCGTTCTTTGAAGGCATCGTGCTGTGGACGCTGCTGTGGTTCTGCCGCAAACGCAAACCGTTCGACGGTTTTATGGCGGCGCTGTATACGATCGGATACGGCACGGTGCGGTTCGTCATTGAATATTTCAGGGAACCGGACGCCGATCTGGGCTACCGGATAGAAACGGTCGCCGGAACGCCGACGTATTTCAACACGTCGCTGCTCAACATTTCGACCGGACAGATTTTATGCTTGCTCATGATAGGCGGCGGCCTGATTTTGATGCTGCTTTGCGCCGTTCGCGCTCGCCGCAGCGGAAAAAAATAA